The Bacillus sp. B-jedd sequence AGAACAGAAAAAGGATGCGCCAACAAAAAAGCAGACTGAAAAAGTAATTGAAAGCATGAATGAAATATTGGAATCCTCGCAATCCCATTTGAAGTTTGAGTTCCATGAGGGACTGGGAGAATACTACGTAAAACTTGTTGATGATCAGACGAATGAAGTCGTGAGAGAAATCCCGCCGAAGAAGCTTCTCGATATGTATGCGGCGATGACCGAGTTTTTGGGTCATTTAATTGATAAAAAAGCTTAATTTTCGAACGGAAAATCAGTAAAATTTGTATCTCTTATTGGCACCTTTTGGTATCATGAAAATGGATACATATGTTTAGGTGGTGATTCTATTGTTTCCGCAAATCCGCATAAGTCAGGTAAACGCACAGATTGGACTGAAAAGAATTGATCCCGTTCAGGAGATTCAGCAAATCCCAGCTCAGTTATCGATGAAGCAGCAGCCTGCGAAGATGTCAATTGAACGGAAAGCTGCAATCCTGGAAATTAACCAGGACCAGGCCCGAAGTGATGTCAATTTGAAAACGAGGACCGATTTTTTAGCGGATGTAACCGCTGAAGCACGACAAGCGGCTTTGGAGGCAATCGGGCAGATTTCAATGGAAGGCGATCAAATGGCGGCGATTGAACAAAAAGGAGATGCCTTAGTGTCAATTTCAGCCGATAAGGGGAATCCTCCTCCGGTTGAAACAGGGATTGCTTTCATTCCAAGCCCTGGTGCCGTAAAAATAAATTATACGCCTGCTGAACTTGAGATTAAGTGGGAGCAGGGCGGAGTTGAAACAGAATTTACCCCTCATAAAACTATCCACAATTACACCCCGGGAAAGACAGAGGTTTATTTGAGGCAGCACCAGCAGCTCGAAATAGATTTCGTGGGGCTGAATATAAACAGTAAGTCTTAAATTTTTTCAACTTTGAAGGAATCGCAGCGGCAGGCGGGGAATCCTGCCTAACCGCTGCTTATTTTCATTTTTCTTTAAAATATACACTAAACTTTATTTTCTTTTTGCCGATTATTATTAAAGAGTAACGGGAGGGGATATTCATGCGGATTGACGCGAAATACGGGTTCTATTCCTATCAAAATCAGCAAAATCGATTAAATAACGTAAATATAGAAAAAAAATCTTCCACTTCCGAAGTGAAAATTTCGGAACGCGGAAAAGAAATGGCAAAGGCAGCTGCAAGTGAGCAGGCCGAACGGCAAAAGCGTGTTCAAGAACTAAAACAGCAAATAGCCGATGGTTCTTACAAGGTAGACAGTTCGAAAATTGCCGATAAACTCGTGGGCTTTTGGAAAAACGACATTGAATAGGAGACTTAAAAATGGCCATTTTTCATAGCCTGTTAGCAATTCTGGAGGAGAGCCTCCTTTCACATCAAGCCCTTCTTAAATTGAGCGATGAAAAGCGAGATGCATTAATAAATGGGGATGCTACTGAATTGAGGAGCATCACTGTCCGCGAAGCTGCCATTATTGAAAAGATTCAGGAACTTGAGGGCCGGAGGGAACAGCTAGTCTGTGACTATTTAAGTTTAAAAGGTTTAAATGCTGAATCCTTTACATTAGACAAAATCATGGAGCAGGAAGAAAATCTTGTAATGAAAGAAAAGCTTAACAGAACGGCAAAAAAACTACGTGAAACAATTGCAGATCTGTCACGTGTGAACGAGCACAACCAGAAGCTGATCCACACGTCACTTTCCTACCTCCAATATTCCATTGGACTTTTTGCCCGGAAGGAACAGACGGTTGGATATGGGCCGAATGCTGTGAATCGTTATTCGAATTTATTGGATGCAAAAATATAGATGAGATTTTTTCAAGGAGAGGGATAGGATGGCTTCAACCTTTCATGGATTGGAATTAGGCAAAAGAGGCCTGTTTGCCCAGCAAACGGCATTGTCAATTACCGGTCATAATATTGGAAATGCAAATACAATAGGATATTCAAGGCAGCGGGCAGAGATGCAGGCGACCAACGCAATACCCGGGCCGGGCATGAACAATGACCGGTCTCCTTCCCAACTTGGAACCGGGGTCGCAGTCAATAAGATTGTCAGGCTCCGCGAAGAATACCTTGACGTACAATTTCGAGGCGAATATAAGAACTTTGGATACTGGGAAGCAAAAAGCGATACATTTATGAGAATAGAAGAACTCTTGAATGAACCTTCTGAAAGCGGCCTTTCAGTTACAATGGATGAATTCTGGAAGGGTTGGGAAGAGCTTACGAAAAATCCCGAAAGCTCATCAGCCCGAGGCGTTGTCAGACAGAGGGGTGTCGCTGTCGCGGAAACCTTCAATCACCTCGCAGCGTCTCTAAATCAAATAAAGAGTGATTTAAAAAATGTTATTTCGACAAAAGAAAAGGAAGTCAATTCACTGGCCTCCCAAATTGCCAATCTCAATGACCAGATTTCCCGACTAGTTCCAAATAATTATCAGCCAAATGACCTTTATGATCAACGAGATGTCTTGGTCGATCAGTTATCCAAACTGGTTGACATTAAGGTTGCTCCAGGGGAAAAAGGGATGGTAAATATAGCGGTCGGAACAGAATTTTTGGTTTCCGGTAAAACCAAAAATGATTTTTCAATTGGATATGACGATACAGGGAAACTCGTTGACCCCGCCAAAATAAAAATTGGTGAAAATTCTGTTGCAATTGGCAATGGGGAACTCCTCGGTACAATTGAATCTTACGGCTTACTTGGCCAGGAAAAAACAACGGGCATTCCAAGTATTCAGGATAAGATTGATACCCTTGCAAAGACAATTATTGATAGCATAAACTCACTCCATGAACAAGGATACGATCTGGATGGAAATCCCACTACAGGTGTTCCATTTTTCACTGGCTCGTCCGCGAGTGATATGAAAGTGAACCCAGAGATTATGAAATCTCTTAATCTCATTGCTGCCGCAAGAGCTGAAGAGGACGGAACAACATCGAGCGGGAACGGAAAGAATGCACAGGCGATTGCTGATCTGAAATTTACCAATCTTGATTTTGGCGGGACGGATTCAACGGCGGATGACTTTTATCGGAACATCATAGGCCACATTGGGATTGATTCACGCGAGGCGCAGCGGATGAGAGATAATTCCGTCGTTATTATACAGCAGGTGGAAAATCGCCGCCAATCCGTGTCAGGAGTTTCGCTGGATGAGGAAATGGCCAATATGATTAAATTCCAGCAGTCCTATAATGCGGCCGCGAGGTATGTAACTGTGATGGATCAGCTATTGGATAAAGTAATTAACGGCATGGGAAGAGCCGGATTGTAAGAGGTGACTAAAGGATGAGGATTACTCAAAGTATGCTTAACCAGGGCTTTCTGGCGAATATCAATAAAAGCAATCAGGCGATGGAACGTTACCAGAATCAGCTTTCTACGGGAAAGAAAATAAGCAAGCCTTCGGATGACCCTGTTACAGCAGTAAGAGGCATGTTTTACCGTTCTTCACTGAATGAAATAGAACAGTATAAAAGGAACAGCGAAGATGGCGTTTCCTGGATGACAGCAACAGACGAAGCCTTGAATGAAGTCACATCTGTTCTCCAGCGGGTACGCGAGCTGACCTTACAGGGGATAAATGGGACAAACGGGGACACCGACAAGTATGCAATCGCGCAAGAAATCAGCCAGCTAAAGGAACATTTGGGCGAAGTGGCAAATTCTCAGCTTTCGGGTAAGTATATTTTTGCCGGTACTGACGTCAAAAACCCGCCATACCGCGAAAACATTGCAGGTTCAGGGAAGAGCTTTGTGAATGAGAACAAAGAGCTGCTGGAACTGAGGGTGGGCCAGACGAATAGTGTCCAAATCAACGTCACCGGCATGGAAATCTTCAATAATGATGGCAATGGAGGAATTTTTAAAGTCCTTGATAACATCATATCAGCATTCAAGTCAGATCAGGAACCTCCTGGAGCATTAGCGGATATGGACGAACAGCTTGACCATATTTTGCGGGAGCGCTCGGAACTGGGTGCACGTGTAAATAGGATGGAACTTAGCATGTCCCGTATTGATGGACTGGAGCTATCGACTACCCGGATGCTGTCCCATGAAGAAGATGTTGATATGACGAGGGTAATCATTGATTTAAAGGCACAGGAAAATGTTCAGCGCGCAGCATTGTCAGCAGGGGCGAGGATCATCCAACCATCGCTCGTTGATTTCCTAAGATAAGCTAAGTTCTTTTAAAAGACTCCCGAAAAAGGAGAGAAACTATGTATCCAAAGGTAAATCAAAACATCTTTATCGAGATGTTACATAAAGAACAATCATGCCGTTCCATTGTCGCTGATATAACAGTCACGGAAATTCTGATCGGCTCCCCATTGGATGGAAGCATGATTGGTGAGCTTAGTGAAGGAACACTCCTTGAGGTTTCATTTGTCGCTAATGGCAATCTGTATAAATTTAAGACCGAGGTGCTTGGCCGGAAAAGAGATAAT is a genomic window containing:
- the flaG gene encoding flagellar protein FlaG, whose protein sequence is MLDKVSMQSAKSLEALIKQDDFIPKVKGITPTGQEQKKDAPTKKQTEKVIESMNEILESSQSHLKFEFHEGLGEYYVKLVDDQTNEVVREIPPKKLLDMYAAMTEFLGHLIDKKA
- a CDS encoding DUF6470 family protein, with the protein product MFPQIRISQVNAQIGLKRIDPVQEIQQIPAQLSMKQQPAKMSIERKAAILEINQDQARSDVNLKTRTDFLADVTAEARQAALEAIGQISMEGDQMAAIEQKGDALVSISADKGNPPPVETGIAFIPSPGAVKINYTPAELEIKWEQGGVETEFTPHKTIHNYTPGKTEVYLRQHQQLEIDFVGLNINSKS
- the flgM gene encoding flagellar biosynthesis anti-sigma factor FlgM, which produces MRIDAKYGFYSYQNQQNRLNNVNIEKKSSTSEVKISERGKEMAKAAASEQAERQKRVQELKQQIADGSYKVDSSKIADKLVGFWKNDIE
- a CDS encoding flagellar protein FlgN, whose translation is MAIFHSLLAILEESLLSHQALLKLSDEKRDALINGDATELRSITVREAAIIEKIQELEGRREQLVCDYLSLKGLNAESFTLDKIMEQEENLVMKEKLNRTAKKLRETIADLSRVNEHNQKLIHTSLSYLQYSIGLFARKEQTVGYGPNAVNRYSNLLDAKI
- the flgK gene encoding flagellar hook-associated protein FlgK; translation: MASTFHGLELGKRGLFAQQTALSITGHNIGNANTIGYSRQRAEMQATNAIPGPGMNNDRSPSQLGTGVAVNKIVRLREEYLDVQFRGEYKNFGYWEAKSDTFMRIEELLNEPSESGLSVTMDEFWKGWEELTKNPESSSARGVVRQRGVAVAETFNHLAASLNQIKSDLKNVISTKEKEVNSLASQIANLNDQISRLVPNNYQPNDLYDQRDVLVDQLSKLVDIKVAPGEKGMVNIAVGTEFLVSGKTKNDFSIGYDDTGKLVDPAKIKIGENSVAIGNGELLGTIESYGLLGQEKTTGIPSIQDKIDTLAKTIIDSINSLHEQGYDLDGNPTTGVPFFTGSSASDMKVNPEIMKSLNLIAAARAEEDGTTSSGNGKNAQAIADLKFTNLDFGGTDSTADDFYRNIIGHIGIDSREAQRMRDNSVVIIQQVENRRQSVSGVSLDEEMANMIKFQQSYNAAARYVTVMDQLLDKVINGMGRAGL
- the flgL gene encoding flagellar hook-associated protein FlgL, whose translation is MRITQSMLNQGFLANINKSNQAMERYQNQLSTGKKISKPSDDPVTAVRGMFYRSSLNEIEQYKRNSEDGVSWMTATDEALNEVTSVLQRVRELTLQGINGTNGDTDKYAIAQEISQLKEHLGEVANSQLSGKYIFAGTDVKNPPYRENIAGSGKSFVNENKELLELRVGQTNSVQINVTGMEIFNNDGNGGIFKVLDNIISAFKSDQEPPGALADMDEQLDHILRERSELGARVNRMELSMSRIDGLELSTTRMLSHEEDVDMTRVIIDLKAQENVQRAALSAGARIIQPSLVDFLR